CATCAAACTGGAAGCAGGAAAATCAGGACTGGAAGCCAGTTACCTTGCTTTCCCAAATCCGGAAAATAAAAGACTGGTGGCTGCTTTCTCCTTTCATCAGACAAATACAGCTTATGCCAGCAAGCTTGCCGCGGGTATGGCCATTCGGTTAACCAACCGTAAACAAGGAAGCAAAGAGCCTGTAAAAGCAGAAGTGGTGGCGAGTCTTAAAACCGCAGCCAGCCTCGGCTCCCAGGCACAATTGCAGGTGATTCAGGAGGAACATCAGATCAACCGCATTGCCGATATTGTGGCCGGAGTAGAAAGGATACGTTTCCTATACCCTCAGGGACACCATGATTTTTATACTAAAGAAATCAGGTGGACACCAGAAGCCGTTAATGAAACCAAAGATGGATTAGACATCTTATCTCTTGAATTATCTGAATCAGATAAAACTGGTCTGAAAGTAGCAGCGAACCCGGAAGTCATTAAATTACTGAACAGATGGGGTGGCGGTGCTGCATTTGAAAACCTGTCCAGAAAAGCAATCCGTACGTCCTCGGCCATTGGCTTAATTACCATGCCATCTTATGAGGCAGAAAATTTCATCAAAGGCGGAGAAGCAGTACAAAGGGTATGGATTGATGCGAACCTGAACGGCCTTTCATTTCACCCCATTTCAGCCCCATTATTTCTTTTCGCAAGACTGAATCATGGAAATGGAGAAGGCTTAAATCAAAAAATGACAGAAGAACTGTCAAAATATGAAAAGGATCTATTGCAAATATTCCCTATTTTAGGGGACAAACAGGGAATATTCATGTTCAGGTTATCACATGCTTCTGCTCCAACGGTACGGGCTTTAAGAAAACCTTTGAAAGATATATTACAATTTATATAAAAAATGGAATTAAAGCTAACCTTCCGGTCATTTACTGCGGTTAAAGAACCTGAAACCTGTGAGCGGTATCTTGAAGGGCATGTGCAAGTGTTAAAGGATTACGGAATTACCAATATCACCACGAACAACAGACAATGGATGAGCCTGCCGAATGTGCATGGCATCGTTGCGGAGACGGAAAGTGGTGAAGTGGTAGGTGGAGTACGTGTTCATATCGCTGACGGCATCCACCCGCTTCCTGTAGAAAAGGCAGTAGGATCTATGGACCCGAATGTTGCGACCATCATTAATCAGTATTTTGATAGTGGAACAGGTGAGCTTTGCGGACTTTGGAATGCAAAAAGTGTGGCTGGTGTTGGGATCAGCATCCTGCTCGTAAGAGCAGGAATTGCGATTGTCAACCAGATCAGACTAGCCTCACTTTTTACCATTTGTGCGGACTATACCCTGCCAATGGTTAGAAAAGTAGGTTTTGTGGTAGAAGATTCCTTGGGCAAAGGGGGAGAATTTGTTTATCCCAACGACAACTATATCGCCAGGGTACTGAGAAAAATGAATGCAAAAACATTGGAAACAGCAGAAGAATTTGATCGGGACCGGATCTTTGATTTAAGAGATAACCCCATACAACATACCTTGGAAAGCGGTCCTAAAGGAGACGTAGAAATTGATTATCAGTTATTAATACCTAAATATGAATAAATTCTGGAGTTGTTTGCTGGTATTGATCTGGGCGGGCTTACTCATTCCTTTTCAATCATCAGGACAAGACACCGTAATTGTTAAGACTGGAAAAATCGAGCGTAATTTTGGCAAGAAAATCATGCTGCTAAAAGATCCCGGACACCGGATCGATATGAAGGCCGCATTAACAAATAAAGATTATCTGAAAGTAAACACTCCCGTACCTAATTTAGGAGTTTCAAATGCCACTTACTGGTTAAAATTTCTCATCAGAAATGAAAGTAACAGTCAGGACCTGATGCTTAGGCTGGCACTTCCTACAATTGATTATTTAGACTTTTTCGTCATCGACTCTTCGCAAAAAGTCGTTCGTCATGAAATGACGGGTGACCGTCTCAGGTACGGAAGCAGAAGATACGACAACCCGATTCCGACTTTAAGGTTTAACCTGCCTGCTCATCAAACGTATACTGTCCTCCTCAAGATCCATGGCGGGGAGCAATTACAGGTTCCCTTAACTGCAGGAAACAGCAACTCCCTGATGGGTGAAATCCAGACGGCCTCTATCATCTTCGGTTTATACATCGGGATCATTTCCGTCATGTTTATTTATAACCTGTTTTTATTCCTCTCTACGAAGGACAAAAGCTATTTATACTATATCATTTACATTTTAATTATTGGCCTCACACAAGCCAATTTCCAGGGTTATGCTTTCAAATACCTTTGGCCGGATAACACCTGGCTTTCTACCCATGCGGTATATATATTAAGTTCCCTGGCCGCACTCTCGGCGATAGAATTTATGAAACAGTTTTTGCATACCCGGGACTTTCTTCCGGTATTACATAAAACTTTAAACTTTTTCTATATCCCCTACCTGTTTGCGCTGATCTCTACCTTTTTCGGAAATTTAAACCTGGGATATCAGGTGATACAGGTAACAGCTGTTGCCGCGGCAATGTATATGTTAGTGATTGCGTTCATGGTTTACTTAAAAGGATTCAGACCAGCCAAATTTTTCCTCCTTGCCTGGAGCGTTTTCCTTTTAGGGGTATGCAGTTTTGTACTGAAAGATTACAATATCCTGGAATACAACACACTCACTTATAACATGATGCCTTTCGGTTCTGCTTTAGAAGTTGTTTTACTCTCTTTTGCACTAGCTGATAAAATCAATACTTTCAAAAAGGAGAAAGAAGAATCTCAGGCCCAGGCCCTGAAGATCTCCCTCGAGAATGAGCTTTTGATCAAGCAACAAAACGTTGAACTCGAGAAAAAGGTATACGAAAGAACACTCGAATTACAAGACTCCAACAAAACGCTGGAGATCACCCTGAAAGACCTCAAAGAAGCCCAGAGTCAATTGGTTGATTCAGAGAAAATGGCTGGACTCGGACAGCTTACTGCAGGGATCGCCCATGAGATCAATAATCCCATTAACTTTGTTACTTCCAATATAAAACCTCTGGAACTTGATATCGAAGAGCTGAACGAGGTGATCCATATGTATGAGAACCTGAACCTCAATGAAGACTTAAGCACGCAGCTTAACGCCATTGAGAGCTTTAAGAAAAGAATAGATCTGAACTTTGTCCGCGACGAAATCAAGTCGCTGTTGTCGGGAATCGGGGAAGGAGCAAAACGTACGGCAGAAATTATCCGCAGCTTGAAGAACTTTAGCAGACTGGATGAAAACGATTGTAAATACGTAGACCTGAACGAAGGTTTGGACTCTACTTTGGTGCTCGTGAGGAATACCTTTCCCTCGAATCTGAAAATTGTTAAAAATTATGGTAACTTACCTAAAGTTGAATGTATGCCGGGTAAAGTCAATCAGGTATTCATGAACCTAATCAGTAATGCCATTCAAGCAATTAAAGGAAAAGCGGAGCATGTTGAAGAGGAAAAGCTGACGATTTCGACCTGGCACGAGGGTGAGCAGGTAAAAATCGGAATTAAAGACACAGGACCAGGAATGACTGAAGAAGTAAAACAAAAGATTTTTGAACCTTTTTTCACCACGAAAGATGTGGGAGAAGGAACTGGCTTAGGATTATCTATTGTGTTCAGGATCATAGAGAACCATCATGGCCAGATTGATGTGATTACAAAAGTAAATCATGGTACAGAATTTATTATTACCTTGCCCGTAACCTCACGATAATACACTTTATTATGAATGCAACAACTATACGTGTTCTGTATATTGATGATGAAGAAAATAACTTGCACGCTTTTAAAGCAAGTTTTAGACGCCAGTATGAAATTTACACAGCCCTATCCGCTGACGAAGGATTAAAAATTCTTGAAAACGTTTCCGTGCAGGTGATCATTGCGGATCAGAAAATGCCCAATACCACAGGGGTGGAATTTTTTAAGAACATCAAACATACTTATCCGGATCCTACCAGAATCCTTTTAACCGGATATACTGACATTGAAGCTCTGGCGGATGCCATTAATCATGGAGATATCTACAGGTACATCACCAAACCCTGGAATGACCTGGAACTTCACAATTCTATTAAAAATGCCTACGACGCGTATAAGTCCAAAATAGACCTCAGAAATAAAGTCGCCGAACTGGAAAAAACAAACGACGAACTCAACCGGTTTATTTATAGCATTTCCCATGAATTAAGGGCTCCTTTAGTTTCGGCGATGGGAATTGTCAACCTGGTGAAAATGGAAGGCCTCTTTCATTCCAGTGGAGAATATTGGGGATTAATTGAAACCTGCTCAAACAGGCTGGATTACTATATTCAGAAAACCCTGCAATATTATAAAAACAATAAAACCATCTCTGAGAATACGGCCGTCGACTTTAAAAAACTGGTTTCAGACCTGATTGAGCTTTATTCTTATACCGATAAAGAAATGCATTTCAATGTGAACATCATCCAGAATGAACCATTCTACGGAGATGCTTTCAGAATTGAAGTGATTCTCGGCAATCTGATCTCCAATGCAATTAAATACCAGAAAGAAACAGAGCTGAACAAGAACGTCAATATCAACATAGAAGTTCAGCCAACCCAGGTAAATATCGCCATCAATGATAATGGTATGGGTATCCTGAATGAACACTTAGAGAAAATATTTCTTCAGTTCTTTAAAAGTAAAATCAATCACGGAAGTGGCCTTGGCCTTTTTATCGTAAAAGAAGCCCTCAATAAAATTAACGGAAAAATAGCGGTCAGTTCGAACGCTGTAGAAGGTACCACCTTTAAAATAACAATCCCAAATGTCAAGTAAGTACAAAAGAGTAATGCTGATAGATGACAATGAAGTTGATCTGAAAATCAATTCAAAAATCATTACCATATCCAAATTATTTGATGAAATCATTCTTTGTCAGTCGGGAGAAGAAGCCCTGACTTACCTCAACCGAAACCTTCAGGAAGAAGATAAACTGCCGGATTTCATTTTACTGGATATTCAGATGCCGGAAATGGATGGCTTTGAATTTCTGGAAATATTTAAGCAATTGCCTGCTCTCATTACAGAAAAATGCATCGTAGCCATTCTTTCCTCTACACTTGATTTCGGGGATATTAAAAAGGCCGAAGCCAATCCCTATGTGATCAGGCTCTTCAAAAAACCACTTTTTCCAAAAGAACTGGAAGAGGTACTCGCAAAATATTTATAGAACGCAGATTGGATTCCTGGTAAAAACCCGCTCTTTTCATTCTGCACCATAAAAAAAGGTAATTTTCAAATTGAAAATTACCTTTTTTTATAAACTGTTTTTTAGAGAATGGCCTGTTTTATACCAGTCCGGAAATCTCTACCATTTCATCTGTTTCTGCTTCATAGTCAATTCCGGCAACGTCAAAACCGAACAGGTTAAGGAAGTCCTTTTTATAACCTGCAAGATCTCCTGTTGAAGGAAGACTTTCTGTGGTAGATTCCAACCATAAGGCGGCAACTTTAGCCTGAATGTCTTCACGCATCTCTAAATCATCAACACGGATTCTTCCCTGAGCATCAGTCGGAACTGCCTCGCCGGTATATAAACGCTCCTGAAACAAACGCTGAATCTGCTCAATACATCCCTCATGAATTCCTTCCGCTTTCATCACTTTATATAATAAAGAGATGTACAATGGGATTACCGGAATTGCAGAGCTCGCCTGAGTCACCAGGGCTTTGTTTACCGAGACATAAGCTTTTCCGCCAATATCTTTCAGCTGATCAGAAATAGTAAAAGCAGTGGCTTCTAAATGATCTTTAGCGCGACCAATCGTTCCTTTACGATATACTGCTTCGGTTAAAGCAGGGCCGATATAAGAATAAGCTACTGTAGTCGCTCCCGGAGCAAGTAAACCTGCAGTTTTCAATTCGTCAATCCACATCGCCCAGTCTTCACCACCCATTACGGCAACGGTATTTTCAATGTCTTCTTCATTGGCCGGCTGAATAGAAATTTCGGAAACAATTCCGGTGTGGAAATCTACCGTATTATTGGTAAACACCTCTCCTATTGGCTTCAGCACAGAATTATGAGTTACCCCTGTTACAGGATGAACCCTTTTTGGAGAAGCCAGACTGTAAATTACCAGATCCACCTGACCAAGGTCAGCCTTGATCAAAGCCAGCGTTTTTTCTTTAATTTCTTTAGAAAAAGCATCTCCGTTTATACTTTTAGCGTATAGACCTGCTTCATGCGCCTGAGTTTCAAATGCAGCAGTATTGTACCAGCCTGGTGAAGCTGTTTTTCCGGGAGCAGGTGGTTTTTCAAAATACACCCCGATAGTGGAAGCATCCGAACCAAAGGCACTGGTAATTCTGGAAGCTAGACCAAAACCGGTAGAAGCCCCGATCACAAGCACTTTTTTCGGACCGGCAATAGGTCCTTTCGATTTTACATAGTTGATCTGGTTCAGCACATTTTGTGCACAACCTTCAGGATGAGCAGTAAGGCATATAAACCCACGTATTCTAGGCGCAATAATCATAAATATTTTTTTTATAGCAGTTTTTACTCAATTATTCAGCAAACATAATAAAACAAAAAACAAAACCCGGTACTTTAGACCGGGTTCTGTTAGATCACCTATTCACGCAACACTGTAATAATTTTCAGGAATTAATACAGATAGTTAAGCGCAATAATGTCATTGGCGTTAAAAGTACGGTTTCCACCGTTTGAACAGGCCAGCATGAAAGATCCTGAATCAGGACCTGTCGGTGTTCCCGGAATATGGATTGCACCTACACCTGCCTGTCCTTCATTACCTGCACCAGCGGAACCGCAGCTATACGCACGGTTCATATAATCCGTATGACGGAGGCCTATACAGTGTCCAACTTCATGCTGGATCACAGAAGCCAGGTAATTCAGGTTTGGATTCGTTCCATAAGCCGCTGGATTGGTATTCATACGGATCTGGTTGAAAGGTTTCCCTGTTGAAGTAGGAAATCCTGCTGAACCCAAAGTGATGAACCCACCACTTGGACCTTCATTAAAACCGACAATTTTGATTTTTCCGGTGGTTCCGGTTGTTGCAAGTTGAAAAGTAAGTGATAAACCAAGTGCATTATATCTGCTGATCATAATATTGGTCGCATCATGATACACTTGCGGCAGGTTGCTTACGGATATGGTAATTACCTGCGGAAGGCTCGTCACTAAATTGGTAGTTCTATATTGCTCCGCCTTGGCGATCAGCAAATTAGGGCTTGTAGATTTTTCGTTGAGATTTTCATCTGTTAAGAGAATATCTCCTTCTACAAGGTATCCGCCCTCTATTTTACGCGCATTCTCTGTGCTAAAGCCCTGGGCTTTAATCTTTGATAAAGTTGAAGCAGAAAGTTCTTCCTGGTTTGGGGTCGGTGTTTCAGCTACATTTTTATCTTTTGAACAAGAATAAATACTCCCCGCAAATAAGCACAGCACGGCTAGGGTTAAGATTCGATTGGTTTTCATGAAATAATAGTTAAATAGGATGATTAATATTGGTTAGTTAATTTGTGAAATAGGTGATTAATTGTAATTTAGTAAGAATTATTTACGTAATCAATTTTTTACAATAAATTTATTGAATTTTCCAGCAAGATCTCTTTTATTACTATTCTGGCTAATTAGTACTTATGCCCAGGCTCAGATTCCCTCAACGAAAATTGAAAGGGCATACGAGAAGTATATTTCTATTTCGGAGAAAAGACTACAACTACCTACAGACAGCATGGTGCTGGTCAAGCTAAACAGAGCCCTTAGTCCCAGGGAATTGGCAAAGTTAAACCCCAGCAGACAATTCTCCCCAACTCATTTTGTACTGAGCACTTCTGCATTAAAAAACCTATCCGCAAATGTAGTTTACCGCGCCCCGGCAAACTCCCTGTGGAAGGCCAGTGATCAGCTTAACCAGCTCCTGACACAAAACAACCAACAAGCTATAAAAGTAAGGTTTGTCGTCAAAGATATTCGGAATAGAGTTCCTCCGTTCCTGTCAAAATATCAGCCGGAAATTGACCATACGTATCAGTTCGTTACCGTGCTGATTCCTCTGTCCGAAATACCTGCCGTTCTGCAAGAGGAAACCGTTCTTTTTGCCGATATCATCCAAAAAGTCAAAGAAGAAGCCGTTCTTGCAAAATACGACCAGACACTCAATGAAATCTCTACCGTACATGCCCTGTTTCCGGACATCGACGGAAATAGCGTTACCATGTCTTTAAAAGAGCGCATGTTTGATGTTGATGACCTGGATTTACTGGGTAAATACCTACCCGGAGCAGTCAGTGGCAGTAGTCAGATTGCACAGCACGCAACTGAAATGGCAACGACTGCAGTAGGCAGGGGAAATTCTGATTACAAGGGTCTTGGAGTAGCTCCTGCTGCTAAACTGAGCTCTTCGGATGTAGACAGGAGTACCCTTCCTGATGACCTTAAAAGCTTTAAAGATTTAAACATCAATATTCAAAACCATTCTTACGGAACGGAACTGGAAAGTATGTACGGTATACAGGCTGCTGCCTACGACAAACAGGTTTTTGAATCTGAAGAATTGGTTCATATTTTCTCCTCCGGAAACAGTGGCACCACAACCCCGGGCTCCGGCACTTATCAGGGATTAGCCAATACTGCAAACCTCACCGGGAATTTCAAACAGGCAAAAAACATTCTGGTTATTGGTGGCATAAACCGGGAGAACCTTACCGAAGCACTCAGCAGCAAAGGACCTGCATACGACGGAAGGGTAAAACCAGATCTGGTTTCTTTTGGCGAAGATGGTACTTCCGGCGCAGCGGCGCTGAGTAGTGGTGCCTCGATCCTATTTGAACAAAAATATAAGAGCTTATTCGGAAAGGCACCTTCTTCTGCTCTGTTGAGAAGTATTCTGATCAATTCTGCGGATGATTTGGGAACCCCTCAGGTTGATTATGTATATGGATATGGTAAATTAAATGCCTTTCAGGCCTTAAATACCCTGACCGAAAACCGTTATAAAACCGGACTCATCAGTCAGGATCAGGATTTCAATTTTCCGATCCAGGTTCCCGCAAATCAGAAATCAATTAAAGTTACCCTGGTTTGGAATGATCCCCCTGCACAGGTTAACAGTGCCCAAAGTATTGTTAATCACCTCGATTTATCACTCACAGGCCCATCCGGAGAAATCACTTTACCATGGGTGCTGAGCAGCTACCCACATCTGGATTCTCTTAAAGCACCCGCAGTGCGCAAGGTCGACGAGCTGAATACGGTTCAACAGGTAAGTCTGGAGAATCTTGCTCCCGGAACGTATATCGTCCATATTAAGGGACGTAAAGTTCAACAAGCCATCCAGAGCTTTTCTATTGCTTACAGTCTGACTGTACAGAACAGTTTCCGATGGGCATATCCGGAAAATAACGACCATGTCATCGCCACTCAGGAAAACTATTTCCGTTGGCAAAGTAGTTTCCCGGCCGGGAAAACCGGAAAACTATCCGTTAGTTATGATAATGGAACCAATTGGACTGTACTCAACAATAACGCAGCGCTGAACAAAAATTTTTATAAGTGGCCAACACCAGACCTGCTGACCAAAGCAGTGCTTAAAATGGAAATCGACGGACAAGCATTTCAGAGTAGATCTTTCCTCATTTCCAAATCTCCACAACTTCAGATCGGATACAATTGTGACGATGCACTGTTCTTTCACTGGGCCCCAATAGCCAATGCAAAGGGTTATACCATTTATCACCTCAAAGATCAGCAAATGGTTCCATTGGCAGAACTGAGCGATACGCTGGCCATTATACGCAAGACCAGCACCAGCAGCACGGTATTTGCCATTGCGGCAAAAGGCAGCAATTTCACCGGCTTAAGGAGCCGTACGATAGACTATACCTTACAGGGGATCTCTTGCTATACCCGTTCGTTTAATGCGAATGTCGCCGGAGACCAGATCGAACTGAGCCTGAGCATCGGTACCACCAATAACCTCAAAAAGATCACCTGGGAAAAACAGGTTTCCTTAAACAATTTTATTGCACTTTCAGAGATCAACGTACTGCAGGGAAAACTGAATTACAACTACACCGATATCAATCCAAAAATAGGTCCTCAATGGTATAGGGTAACGATGGAAACGGCTGATGGCCGGAAGATTCAGACGGAAGTTGTTTTGGTAAACTTCCTGAAAGACGGAGATTTCACCTATTATCCAAATCCGGTAGAAACAACCATAAATATCCTGAACGGAGGATATGAAGAATATGTTTTCCAACTTTACAACATGCTTGGACAACAGGTATTTGAGGAAAAGACAAACGGCAATACCCAGTTCGATATCTCCAGATTAACTACGGGTCTTTATATTGGCGTCATCTCCAGAAATGGCCGGTCCCTGAAAAAGATCAAAGTGATCAAGAAATAAGGAAGCCCTCCATACCATCTCAGCTAAAGACCTTATATTTGGCCCTCAAAATATAAAGAAGCATGCTTTTTAGAAATTCCGCATACCTGTTTGCCTTGCTGGCCAGCGGCTTAACCGTAAATGCACAAACAGAAAAACCTTTAAATGATACCACCAGAAAACTGAATGAGGTGATGGTAAAAGAAAACCGGCTTCAGCTGCCTTTTTCCAAACAGAACAGAAATGTATCTATTATCGATCAGGAGAAAATCAAAAGCCTGCCGGTAAGGTCAATAAGTGAATTGCTGAGTTATGTTTCAGGAGTAGATGTTCGTCAGCGTGGCCCGGGAGGTGTACAGGCAGACATCAGCCTGGATGGAGGTACTTTCGATCAGACACTGGTACTGATCAATGGGATTAAAGTCTCCGATCCCCAGACCGGACACAACATGATGAACCTGCCGGTTACTATGGACGATATCGATCATATCGAAATACTCCGCGGTTCCGCTTCCAGAATTTATGGGATCAATGCCCTCACAGGAGCCATTAACATTGTTACCAGAACAGTAAAGCAGACCGGGCTTTCGGCCAATCTGTTTGCCGGAAGCAGCTTTAAAAAAGAAGAAGGAAACGGGGATACTTACGCCAATTACGGCGCTCGTGCTACCGGAACACTGGGCCTGAATAGCTCTTCACACCTTTTTTCGGTTGCTCAGGAGGCTGGAAATGGCTACCGTTATAATACGGCCTTCAACAACCAGAAATTGTATTACCAGGGCAAAGTAAATATTGGAAAAACAGATCAGCTGGACCTCATGGCCGGTTATATCCGGAATCACTTCGGAGCCAATAGTTATTACGCAGCGCCGGGAGATAAGGAATCCGAAGAAACGGTAAAAACAGCCCTGGCTTCTATTTCCTATACCACAAAAATCAATGACAACTGGACACTGGTACCCCGGATCAGCTACCGTAACAATGTCGATGATTACCTTTACATCAAACAAACTCCGGATAAATTCCACAACCACCACATCAGTAATGTGTTTGATGCAGAGCTGAACAATACCATCCAGACCACTATCGGTACCTTTGGCTTCGGACTGGAAGCCAGAACAGAACGCATTAAAAGCACCAATCTCGGAAAAAGAGACCGTACCAATACCGGAATCTTCGGAGAATATAAATTTGAACCGCTCACACGTCTGCTCATCAATCTGGGCATGTATACCAATTACAATTCAGACTATGGCTGGCAAGCCTTTCCGGGCCTGGATGCAGGCTATAATTTCTATGGTAACTGGCGTTTATTTGCCAATCTGGGAACAGGACAACGTTTACCTACCTATACAGACCTCTATTATAAAGGTCCTACCAATATCGGAAATGATCAGCTTCGTCCCGAAAAATCTAAGTACGCAGAAGGAGGAATCAAGTTCAACAATGAACGGATTTCCATGAATGCCAGCTATTTTATCCGTAGAATAGACAATTTTATTGATTGGGTAAAAGCACAGCAAACCGATCCCTGGCAACCACAAAACTTTAGCCAGGTGAACACCAAAGGCTTTACCTTAAGTGCGGATTATAAATGGTCTGATCTTTCTGAAAACGGCTTTTTAAATGGCCTTAGGCTTGGCGCCTCCTACACCAATCTTGACCCCAGTTTTAAAACTACGCTTGCTACGGCCAATTTTTCCAGATATGCATTAGAAAGCCTCAGAAACCAATTGAGCGGAACGGTCAGTGCTACTTTTTACAAGGTCATTGATTTAACCCTTACTGCCCGTTACAACGAGCGCATCAACTATAAGGATTATACGCTGATGGATGTCAGGATTGCCTTTAAGCAAGCGCGATACAGCATCTATGCAGATGGAGCTAACCTCTTTAATGTGCAATACATCGAAGCCGGGGCAGTGCCTATGCCTGGCTCCTGGTTCACACTCGGTGTAAAGACAGCTTTCTAACCGGCTTTTGCCAGGACGTTAAAAAACAGCGGTCAGTCTTACCTATAGACTGGCCGCTGTTTTTTGTTTCAGGGATACTTTACGAATAATATCGATGATTCCCTCTTGCTGAATAATATACATCCCAAGCCGTTCCTTTGAAACCCCTTCTTTTAATTGATAAGTAAACACCGGATGTTCCTGCTTAAAGAAAGTATCCAGATATTTAAAGGAAATGTTTTCAAATTTCCGGAGTTCATCTGCCAGCTCAACGATATGTGTCGAAATAAAAAAGATAGAATTACTGATTTGGGAGAGCTCGGAAATGATCAGCAGAGAAGCATCAAAAGCATCTTTGACATTCGTTCCACGGAAAAGCTCGTCAAAGATGATAAACATATGGTCATTTTCGAGAAGGCTTGAAACAGCCTCCTTTACCCTTTTCACTTCGGTATAATAATGGCTGAGTCCCTGCCCCATGTTATCCGGTAGATTAATTGTAGTTAGTAATCCGCTGAAAATAGTAGTCTCCATTTTTTCCGCAGGCACAGGGAACCCCAGATGCGATAGATAAATAACCAAACCCAGGGATTTCAGTAAGGACGATTTCCCTGCCATATTCGATCCGGTAAGGAATGTAATATTCTCTTCGCTTTTCAACAACATATCATTTTTGACTGGTTTGCCGATTGCTGGATGAAATATACCAGTCAAAGTTACCCTAACCCCATTTGACGCAGAATAATCAGGAAAACACAACCCCAGTTTACGACTGGCATTAGATAAGGTTTCAAAAGCATCCAGTTCATAAACCAGTTCCAACAGTGCCTTCAGTTCATTTTTCTCTTTCCCCCGAAAGGCATGATCCAGTTTGCTGACCTGATAAAATTTCAATTTCTTTTCA
This region of Pedobacter steynii genomic DNA includes:
- the fabV gene encoding enoyl-ACP reductase FabV; amino-acid sequence: MIIAPRIRGFICLTAHPEGCAQNVLNQINYVKSKGPIAGPKKVLVIGASTGFGLASRITSAFGSDASTIGVYFEKPPAPGKTASPGWYNTAAFETQAHEAGLYAKSINGDAFSKEIKEKTLALIKADLGQVDLVIYSLASPKRVHPVTGVTHNSVLKPIGEVFTNNTVDFHTGIVSEISIQPANEEDIENTVAVMGGEDWAMWIDELKTAGLLAPGATTVAYSYIGPALTEAVYRKGTIGRAKDHLEATAFTISDQLKDIGGKAYVSVNKALVTQASSAIPVIPLYISLLYKVMKAEGIHEGCIEQIQRLFQERLYTGEAVPTDAQGRIRVDDLEMREDIQAKVAALWLESTTESLPSTGDLAGYKKDFLNLFGFDVAGIDYEAETDEMVEISGLV
- a CDS encoding 7TM diverse intracellular signaling domain-containing protein, which gives rise to MNKFWSCLLVLIWAGLLIPFQSSGQDTVIVKTGKIERNFGKKIMLLKDPGHRIDMKAALTNKDYLKVNTPVPNLGVSNATYWLKFLIRNESNSQDLMLRLALPTIDYLDFFVIDSSQKVVRHEMTGDRLRYGSRRYDNPIPTLRFNLPAHQTYTVLLKIHGGEQLQVPLTAGNSNSLMGEIQTASIIFGLYIGIISVMFIYNLFLFLSTKDKSYLYYIIYILIIGLTQANFQGYAFKYLWPDNTWLSTHAVYILSSLAALSAIEFMKQFLHTRDFLPVLHKTLNFFYIPYLFALISTFFGNLNLGYQVIQVTAVAAAMYMLVIAFMVYLKGFRPAKFFLLAWSVFLLGVCSFVLKDYNILEYNTLTYNMMPFGSALEVVLLSFALADKINTFKKEKEESQAQALKISLENELLIKQQNVELEKKVYERTLELQDSNKTLEITLKDLKEAQSQLVDSEKMAGLGQLTAGIAHEINNPINFVTSNIKPLELDIEELNEVIHMYENLNLNEDLSTQLNAIESFKKRIDLNFVRDEIKSLLSGIGEGAKRTAEIIRSLKNFSRLDENDCKYVDLNEGLDSTLVLVRNTFPSNLKIVKNYGNLPKVECMPGKVNQVFMNLISNAIQAIKGKAEHVEEEKLTISTWHEGEQVKIGIKDTGPGMTEEVKQKIFEPFFTTKDVGEGTGLGLSIVFRIIENHHGQIDVITKVNHGTEFIITLPVTSR
- a CDS encoding M57 family metalloprotease — encoded protein: MKTNRILTLAVLCLFAGSIYSCSKDKNVAETPTPNQEELSASTLSKIKAQGFSTENARKIEGGYLVEGDILLTDENLNEKSTSPNLLIAKAEQYRTTNLVTSLPQVITISVSNLPQVYHDATNIMISRYNALGLSLTFQLATTGTTGKIKIVGFNEGPSGGFITLGSAGFPTSTGKPFNQIRMNTNPAAYGTNPNLNYLASVIQHEVGHCIGLRHTDYMNRAYSCGSAGAGNEGQAGVGAIHIPGTPTGPDSGSFMLACSNGGNRTFNANDIIALNYLY
- a CDS encoding hybrid sensor histidine kinase/response regulator, which codes for MNATTIRVLYIDDEENNLHAFKASFRRQYEIYTALSADEGLKILENVSVQVIIADQKMPNTTGVEFFKNIKHTYPDPTRILLTGYTDIEALADAINHGDIYRYITKPWNDLELHNSIKNAYDAYKSKIDLRNKVAELEKTNDELNRFIYSISHELRAPLVSAMGIVNLVKMEGLFHSSGEYWGLIETCSNRLDYYIQKTLQYYKNNKTISENTAVDFKKLVSDLIELYSYTDKEMHFNVNIIQNEPFYGDAFRIEVILGNLISNAIKYQKETELNKNVNINIEVQPTQVNIAINDNGMGILNEHLEKIFLQFFKSKINHGSGLGLFIVKEALNKINGKIAVSSNAVEGTTFKITIPNVK
- a CDS encoding response regulator encodes the protein MSSKYKRVMLIDDNEVDLKINSKIITISKLFDEIILCQSGEEALTYLNRNLQEEDKLPDFILLDIQMPEMDGFEFLEIFKQLPALITEKCIVAILSSTLDFGDIKKAEANPYVIRLFKKPLFPKELEEVLAKYL